In Desulfomonile tiedjei DSM 6799, a genomic segment contains:
- a CDS encoding acetyl-CoA carboxylase biotin carboxylase subunit produces MFGSVLIANRGEIAVRIMKTCQKMGIKAVTIFSEIDVRSRHVQEADDAICIDGSRPADSYLNAERIVETALNRGCEAIHPGYGFLSENAHFAEMITNAGLAFIGPPASAMRLLGDKMESKALAARGGVPVVPGHHQPILGIEEAYALADAIGWPILLKPAAGGGGRGMRIVMTKDELASALSAARDETRKAFADDRIFMERYIENPRHIEIQIIADMHGNVIHLGERECSIQRRYQKIIEETPSLAVDATLRSKMTEVACNLAREAGYSNAGTVEFILGPDGAFYFLEMNARLQVEHPITEMVTNLDLVELQIRIAAGEPLPMQQKQVAFKGWAIEARVCAEDPSKGFVPTTGMVTRYALPSGENIRVDSGIQAGSAITIYYDSLLAKVAAWGTNREEARTTLVKALNGYHIEGITTNVDFVNAVINHPAFVNGNLSTRFIDEHFSGSEFDREPNLEHLRYMTIASVLVYHFRQSLMKESLKHMRPLVGGIPALKESHDYVVNVGDHVFPVRLGGDPQTHNWNVTVDGHEYDVITPEFEYYRRRLVLRIDGSSHMFRLQYDENHIKAFFCGIVRLFEIYTPAEWKLAPYMLRNREEITENELKCPMPGLVTAVNVNEGDYVRKGQELIRLESMKMESSVASPCEGTVERILVSPGQTVDTDEVLILFGTPASPAGRSEEAR; encoded by the coding sequence ATGTTCGGTAGCGTTCTTATAGCAAACCGCGGCGAAATTGCCGTGAGAATCATGAAGACTTGCCAAAAAATGGGCATCAAAGCAGTAACCATTTTTTCGGAGATTGATGTTCGCTCCCGGCACGTTCAGGAAGCAGACGATGCGATTTGCATCGACGGTTCCCGACCGGCCGATTCCTATCTCAATGCGGAGCGCATCGTAGAGACTGCCTTGAACCGCGGATGCGAAGCCATTCATCCGGGGTACGGTTTTCTGTCCGAGAACGCGCACTTTGCGGAGATGATTACCAATGCCGGTTTAGCCTTTATCGGACCGCCTGCCTCTGCCATGAGACTCCTGGGCGATAAGATGGAATCCAAGGCATTGGCAGCGAGGGGAGGGGTGCCTGTTGTTCCGGGCCATCACCAGCCGATTCTGGGTATTGAAGAAGCGTACGCTCTTGCGGATGCCATCGGGTGGCCGATACTGCTGAAACCCGCTGCCGGAGGCGGTGGCCGCGGTATGCGGATTGTCATGACAAAAGACGAACTGGCTTCTGCATTGAGTGCGGCTCGCGACGAGACCAGAAAGGCATTTGCTGACGACAGAATTTTTATGGAGCGATATATCGAAAATCCACGCCATATAGAAATTCAGATTATAGCCGACATGCATGGCAATGTGATTCATCTCGGAGAGAGAGAATGCTCCATTCAGCGGCGTTACCAGAAGATTATCGAGGAGACTCCTTCTCTTGCGGTTGATGCGACTCTCCGGAGCAAAATGACTGAGGTAGCATGCAACCTCGCAAGAGAGGCCGGTTACTCCAATGCCGGAACAGTGGAGTTCATCCTTGGCCCGGATGGTGCGTTCTACTTTTTGGAGATGAATGCGCGACTCCAGGTGGAGCATCCGATCACAGAGATGGTGACGAATCTGGATCTTGTCGAGCTGCAGATTCGTATTGCGGCAGGCGAGCCGTTACCGATGCAACAGAAGCAGGTAGCGTTCAAAGGATGGGCTATTGAAGCTCGAGTATGCGCCGAGGACCCGTCCAAGGGTTTTGTCCCCACAACGGGTATGGTCACTCGGTACGCATTGCCCAGTGGTGAGAATATCCGTGTAGACAGCGGCATCCAGGCGGGGAGTGCCATCACCATTTACTATGACTCGCTGCTCGCAAAAGTGGCCGCGTGGGGCACAAACCGAGAAGAAGCCAGGACAACTCTGGTGAAAGCTCTGAACGGGTACCATATCGAGGGAATCACAACCAACGTGGATTTCGTAAATGCGGTAATCAATCATCCTGCTTTTGTTAACGGGAATTTGTCTACGCGTTTTATCGATGAGCATTTTTCCGGATCGGAGTTCGACCGTGAGCCGAATCTGGAGCACCTTCGCTACATGACCATTGCTTCCGTCCTGGTGTACCATTTTCGTCAAAGCCTTATGAAGGAATCTTTGAAGCACATGAGACCGCTGGTCGGCGGAATACCGGCTCTCAAAGAATCACATGATTATGTCGTAAACGTAGGGGACCATGTCTTTCCGGTCAGACTTGGAGGCGACCCGCAAACCCACAACTGGAATGTCACCGTGGACGGTCACGAATACGACGTGATCACGCCGGAATTTGAGTATTATCGCCGTCGCCTTGTCCTGAGGATCGATGGCTCCTCGCACATGTTCAGGCTTCAGTACGACGAAAATCACATCAAGGCATTTTTCTGCGGTATCGTGCGACTTTTTGAAATCTATACCCCTGCTGAATGGAAGCTTGCTCCCTACATGTTGAGGAACCGAGAAGAGATTACGGAAAACGAGCTCAAATGCCCCATGCCCGGCCTCGTTACGGCAGTGAATGTCAATGAGGGAGACTACGTGCGTAAAGGCCAGGAGCTTATCCGGCTGGAATCCATGAAAATGGAAAGCAGTGTTGCCTCCCCGTGTGAAGGAACAGTTGAGCGTATCTTGGTCTCTCCGGGGCAAACGGTGGATACGGATGAAGTCCTGATTCTGTTTGGCACTCCGGCTTCTCCTGCGGGAAGATCCGAAGAAGCCCGTTAG